The following proteins are co-located in the Myroides profundi genome:
- a CDS encoding DoxX family protein, with translation MNKNQDIGLLITRISIGFPMLLYGIGKLFNGISFIQSVLMDKGLPAFFGYGVYVGEVIAPLLILIGYRTRLASLVFAINCITAMLLVQSSDIFSLNDNGGWKVELLGIYALVAVGLFFTGGGKLALSSEHKWD, from the coding sequence ATGAACAAGAATCAAGACATCGGTTTATTAATTACACGTATTAGTATTGGCTTTCCAATGTTGTTATACGGAATAGGAAAATTATTTAATGGTATTTCGTTTATCCAAAGTGTGTTAATGGATAAAGGGCTTCCTGCCTTTTTCGGATACGGAGTCTATGTAGGAGAAGTGATAGCCCCTCTTCTGATTTTAATAGGATATAGAACACGATTAGCCAGTTTAGTATTTGCAATTAATTGTATTACGGCTATGTTATTAGTACAGAGCTCAGATATCTTTAGCTTGAATGATAACGGTGGATGGAAGGTAGAGTTATTAGGTATCTATGCCTTAGTTGCTGTTGGGTTATTCTTTACAGGAGGAGGTAAGTTAGCCTTGTCATCTGAGCATAAATGGGATTAA
- a CDS encoding Crp/Fnr family transcriptional regulator encodes MNMQEQYFEVFIAHLRQTITLDEQAVHKVLDSLEIVKLKRKEFLLTPGQPSKYMRFIAEGSARCYYLDENSQEHTLQIGIENWWINDLYSYLTQKDSQMYIQAIESAVVLQISQANLERLYLDVPEISTFFRIKIQNAYVALQERMLENLSTEVYSRYQKFIKEYRDIEQRVPQYIIASYLGVTPEFLSYLKKKHL; translated from the coding sequence ATGAATATGCAGGAGCAGTATTTTGAAGTTTTTATAGCACATTTAAGACAGACTATTACACTAGATGAACAGGCTGTACATAAAGTATTAGACAGTTTAGAAATAGTGAAGTTAAAGAGAAAGGAGTTTCTACTTACACCAGGACAACCTTCTAAATATATGCGTTTTATAGCAGAGGGTAGTGCTAGATGTTATTATCTAGACGAGAATAGCCAAGAGCATACTTTACAGATTGGTATTGAGAATTGGTGGATTAATGATCTGTATAGTTATCTAACGCAGAAAGACTCTCAGATGTATATTCAGGCTATCGAATCAGCTGTGGTCTTACAGATTAGTCAGGCTAATTTAGAGCGACTGTATTTAGATGTTCCTGAGATATCTACTTTCTTCAGAATTAAGATCCAGAACGCTTATGTAGCACTACAGGAGCGTATGTTAGAGAATCTCAGTACAGAGGTGTACTCTCGTTATCAGAAGTTTATAAAGGAGTATAGAGATATAGAGCAACGTGTACCTCAGTATATCATTGCTTCTTACTTAGGTGTTACCCCTGAGTTTTTAAGCTATTTAAAGAAAAAGCACTTATAA
- a CDS encoding DMT family transporter has product MNWIILIIGGLFEVGFTFCLGKAKGATGTEAVGWYAAFLIALVCSMAALVKATQSLPLGTAYAVWTGIGAVGTVLVGIFVFKDPATFWRMFFIATLIGSIIGLKVVAAS; this is encoded by the coding sequence ATGAACTGGATAATTTTAATTATTGGTGGATTATTTGAAGTAGGTTTTACTTTTTGCTTAGGTAAAGCTAAGGGAGCTACAGGAACAGAAGCAGTAGGATGGTATGCCGCTTTTTTGATAGCCTTAGTTTGTAGTATGGCAGCTCTTGTAAAGGCGACACAATCCTTACCACTAGGAACAGCTTATGCAGTATGGACTGGTATAGGTGCTGTAGGAACAGTATTAGTAGGAATATTTGTATTTAAAGATCCTGCTACTTTTTGGAGGATGTTTTTTATCGCTACTTTGATAGGGTCTATTATTGGACTTAAAGTAGTAGCTGCATCATAA
- a CDS encoding PLP-dependent aminotransferase family protein, with product MASPAKIPYQSFIKIDRNSTTAVYMQIANQFSNAIQRNFIPEGTKLPGTRTIATLLSVNRNTVIAAFEEIATQGWIEMIPNKGCFVLSKKSIRPKTNTDIDYQNIQQYPTKPGYSFQVNNILDSPYETNHCDYMFNDGTTDTRISQLGQLSSFYSANLKRKSNRKKLYNIKSEDNYPFKNNMANYLNLSRGLHISKNNILITRNTEMSIYIACRVLLSPGDKVIVAKLSYYSSNMTFQETGAHVLTVPVDEQGIDVQAVEEMCKSHTIRMLYLTPHHHYPTTVTLSAQRRVKLLNLARKYGFIILEDDYDYDFHYDKSPVLPLASVDSDGMVVYIGSFGKSLAPTFEHGFIVAPESVLIEMQKFLRLLDPRGDIIMEQVLNELIEEGEIFRYLKKASKIYKERRDSFAELLQQFFNDDIHFTVPAGGLAIWTEWNIPINLMQLHKQCAKNNLYLPKTLLYQDRKLTGMRLGFGHLTKDEMEVNLDILYRSIHTLKSSK from the coding sequence ATGGCTAGTCCGGCTAAAATACCTTATCAGAGTTTTATAAAAATAGATAGAAACTCTACTACTGCAGTGTATATGCAGATAGCAAATCAATTTAGCAATGCTATACAACGCAACTTTATCCCTGAGGGAACTAAACTACCTGGGACTAGAACGATAGCAACATTACTATCTGTAAATAGAAATACAGTAATCGCAGCATTTGAAGAAATAGCAACACAAGGATGGATAGAAATGATCCCTAACAAAGGGTGTTTTGTACTAAGTAAAAAATCTATTCGACCTAAGACCAATACAGATATCGATTATCAAAATATCCAACAATATCCTACTAAACCTGGATACTCTTTTCAAGTCAATAATATACTAGATTCTCCTTATGAGACAAACCACTGTGACTATATGTTTAACGATGGGACAACAGATACTAGAATTAGTCAACTAGGTCAACTCTCTTCTTTCTATAGCGCTAACCTCAAAAGAAAAAGCAATCGAAAAAAACTATACAATATAAAAAGTGAGGATAACTACCCATTCAAAAACAATATGGCTAATTATCTAAACTTATCTAGAGGACTACATATCAGTAAGAATAATATACTGATCACACGTAATACTGAAATGAGTATCTATATAGCCTGTAGGGTATTACTCTCTCCTGGTGATAAAGTGATCGTAGCTAAGCTGAGCTACTACTCTAGTAATATGACATTTCAAGAAACTGGAGCTCATGTATTAACGGTACCTGTAGATGAGCAGGGCATAGATGTACAAGCGGTAGAAGAAATGTGTAAATCACATACTATCCGTATGCTGTATCTAACACCTCATCACCACTACCCTACTACTGTAACCTTAAGTGCACAGCGCAGAGTAAAACTACTTAACTTAGCACGTAAGTATGGCTTTATCATCCTAGAAGATGACTATGATTATGATTTTCATTATGATAAAAGCCCTGTATTACCACTAGCGAGTGTAGACTCAGATGGCATGGTAGTATACATTGGGTCATTTGGCAAATCATTAGCGCCCACTTTTGAGCATGGGTTTATTGTAGCACCAGAAAGTGTCCTAATAGAAATGCAGAAGTTTCTAAGATTATTAGATCCTAGAGGAGACATCATCATGGAACAGGTATTAAATGAATTAATAGAAGAAGGCGAAATCTTTAGATATCTAAAAAAAGCTTCTAAAATATATAAAGAAAGACGGGACTCGTTCGCTGAGTTATTACAACAGTTTTTTAATGATGATATTCATTTTACAGTACCTGCTGGTGGATTAGCTATCTGGACAGAATGGAATATACCCATCAACCTAATGCAACTCCATAAACAATGCGCTAAGAATAACCTTTACCTGCCTAAAACGCTACTCTATCAAGATAGAAAACTAACAGGTATGAGATTAGGATTCGGGCACTTAACAAAAGATGAGATGGAAGTAAACCTAGATATTCTATATCGTTCTATACATACACTAAAATCTTCTAAATAG
- a CDS encoding lipocalin family protein — MRCKKEESFKLPEMSEQEKVLSKAVIGDWTEFSPFNEKKPKSFSLKENGDATSVNMVNNEYKNWWVQNHELLVLSNKDTLHFTIKATNENIIVLEKNNQDFTYKRVGTN, encoded by the coding sequence ATGAGATGTAAAAAGGAAGAGAGTTTTAAGCTTCCTGAGATGTCAGAACAAGAAAAGGTATTGAGTAAAGCAGTTATTGGTGATTGGACAGAGTTCTCTCCTTTTAATGAAAAAAAGCCTAAAAGTTTTTCTTTAAAAGAGAATGGAGACGCTACATCTGTGAATATGGTTAATAATGAATATAAAAACTGGTGGGTACAGAATCACGAGCTTTTAGTTCTTTCTAATAAGGACACACTACACTTTACAATAAAAGCGACTAATGAGAATATCATTGTTTTAGAAAAAAATAATCAAGATTTTACTTATAAAAGAGTAGGTACTAACTAG
- a CDS encoding DUF4328 domain-containing protein has protein sequence MLLSNVSRGDALMVAIKLLIISSVASLNCLLIQHNIYTKANLGVQYINKDLVRFETINFIVTILNIVAGAFFLIVFIVWFYRAYVNMQSLDTRLHDSKYWVVFGWLIPVFNLVMPYRLLNKMTISAVSYIHKNTTTRLQKFRSYWILLIWISFLLIYLLRIYQYSMATRIDVMYIIELGIIINALSLLTLFVFASYFNFYRKMEALIYKLEHENKEDNANCIELVRE, from the coding sequence ATTAAGTTATTGATTATATCATCTGTAGCAAGCTTGAACTGTTTGCTTATTCAGCACAATATATATACTAAAGCGAATCTAGGAGTACAGTATATCAATAAGGACCTAGTAAGATTTGAAACTATAAATTTCATCGTAACGATATTGAATATTGTAGCAGGTGCCTTTTTTCTTATTGTATTTATTGTATGGTTTTATAGAGCTTATGTGAATATGCAGTCTTTAGACACTCGTCTTCATGATTCTAAATATTGGGTAGTCTTTGGATGGTTAATACCTGTTTTTAATCTAGTGATGCCGTATCGTTTATTAAACAAGATGACGATCAGTGCGGTATCGTATATACATAAGAATACGACTACGAGATTGCAGAAGTTTAGGTCTTATTGGATTTTATTGATTTGGATTAGTTTCTTATTGATCTATTTGTTGCGTATATATCAGTATAGTATGGCTACGAGAATAGATGTTATGTATATTATCGAACTAGGGATAATCATTAATGCACTATCGTTACTTACTTTATTTGTGTTTGCTTCTTATTTTAATTTCTATAGAAAGATGGAAGCCTTAATCTATAAACTAGAACATGAAAACAAAGAAGATAATGCTAATTGTATTGAATTGGTAAGAGAATAA